Below is a genomic region from Catenuloplanes atrovinosus.
AGGTACAGGTTCGCCAGCGTCTGCGCCTCGATCCCCTGCGCGGCGTCGACCAGCAGGATCGCGCCCTCACAGGCGGCCAGGCTGCGCGACACCTCGTAGGTGAAGTCCACGTGGCCCGGCGTGTCGATCATGTTGAGGACCGCGGTCTCGCCCGCGCGCTCGCCCTCCCGCACGGTCCACGGCATCCGTACCGCCTGGGACTTGATCGTGATGCCGCGCTCGCGCTCGATGTCCATCCGGTCGAGGTACTGCGCCCGCATCTGGCGCGCGTCCACCACCTCGGTGAGCTGCAACATCCGGTCCGCCAGCGTCGACTTGCCGTGGTCGATGTGGGCGATGATGCAGAAGTTCCGGATGGCGCCGGGATCGGTCGCGCCGGGGTCACGCATGGGTGGCACGTTCGTCCGTTCTTGTCGTCGAGGCCGCTGGGTTCACGCGTCGGATCGCACTCCATGGTCCCATGCCGCCGACGCCGCCCGGCGACCCGCCGGTAGAAGAGCACAAGACCACGAGCATCAGAGGGTACGCCCGGGAACTCCCCCGCCTCGATCGCTTCGCGGCCCGGTGCCGTCACGCGCTCCGCGCGCTGCCGTAGTGCCCCCTGCGGTAACGATTTCCGGCACCGCCGGGCAGGATGGGGCGATGGGTGTGGTCTCGCTGCCGGAGGTCCCGTACGGTGCGACCGCGCTGCGGCCGTCGTGGGCCGACCTCCCCGAGGGGTTGCGCGCCGCGATCGCGGCGCGCCTGGAGTCGCCGGTGGTCTGGGCCACGACCGCCGGAGGCGGGTTCACCAGGGGATTCGCCGGCGTGCTGGACACCGGCTCCGGGCGGCGATACTTCGTGAAGGCCGCGTCGCTGTCGCACGAGCGGCACCTGGCGGACTGGCAGTACCGCGAGGTGGCGATCACCGGCGCGCTGCCGGAGGCGGTCCCGGCCGCGCGCCCGCTGTGGTCGCTGACCGCAGCCGGGTACTACGCGACCTGCCTGGAGGCGGTGGACGGGTCCGTACCGCGGCTGCCCTGGTCCCCGGCGGAGCTGAACGCCGCGCTGGACGCATGGGCCACCGCGGCGGACGCGCTCGCCTCCCCACCGGCGGAGCTGACCGCGATGGACCTGCCGCCGCTGCCCGGCCTGCTGCGGCACGAGCTGTCCTGGTGGACCGAGATCGTCGCCGGCCGGGAGCCGGCACCCCCGATGCCCGAGTACGCCGCCGGGCGCCGGGAGGAACTGGCCGCGCTGGAGCGGCTGGCCCCGGACCACGCGGGCGGCGACGGCGTCATCCACGGCGATCTGCGGCTGGACAACGTCATGATCGACGGCTCCGGCCGGGCCTGGATCTGCGACTGGACCTGGTGCTGCCGCGGCGCGCCGTTCTTCGACACCGCCACGCTGCTGGTCACCGCGCACGCGAGCGGCCTGGACGCGGACCGGCTGTTCGCCACCCACCCGACCGGCCGCGACGTGCCCGCCGAGGCGCTGGACGCGACGCTGGCCGCGCTCTCCGGTTACTGGCTGACCAGGGCCGAGTCCGGGCCGAGCAGCGCCTCACCGTATATTCGGGGGCACCAGCGGTGGAGCGGCGAGATGGCGCTGCACTGGCTGGCCACCCGCCGTGGGTGGCTTGCACCTGGTCACTAGCCGTTTTGGCCGGTGGCCGACCGGGCTGGTACTCTGGTCTTTCGCGTGCTGCGGCACCTCGATGTTGCCCGCGCGCACCAGCTTGAACCACCTTTTGTCGTCAGTAATCGCAATTTCGTAAGGACGTGGCTGTCGCGTGGCGAACATCAAGTCCCAGATCAAGCGCAACCGGCAGAACGAGAAGCGCCGGCTGCGGAACAAGTCGGTCAAGTCGTCGCTGAAGACGGCCATCCGCAAGTTCCACACCGCCGCGGAGGCCGGTGACACCACCACCGCCACCACGCTCCTGCGGGATGCCAGCAAGCAGCTCGACGTGGCCGTGAGCAAGGGCGTGATCCACAAGAACCAGGCCGCGAACCGCAAGTCGGCCATCGCGAAGCGTCTGCACTCGCTGACCGCCGCCTGATCCTCCGCACGTCGCGCACGGGCGCCGCACCGGCCTCCACCAGAGGCCCCGCGGTGCCCGTCGTTGCGTTTCCCACACCCTCATGATCATCGCCTCGCTGGACCTGGCCTCCGCCGTGGTCCCCGCCGCCGCCGTCATGGCCGCCGCGTTCGGCCTCACCCCCGCCGAGGAACTCCAGCGCCGCGACATCTTCGCCGAACACGCCAGCCACCCCGGCCTCATCGCCCGCGGCGCGTTCGACGGCCCCACGCTGACCGGCTTCTGCTACGGCTTCCCCGCCGGCGACCGCAGCTGGTGGGAACGCCAGGTCCACCCCCGCCTCGCCGCCGCCGGCGCCGCCTCCTGGCTCTCCCCCGACACCCTCGAACTCACCGAACTCCACGTCCACCCCGCCCACCAGGGCCACGGCCTCGGCCGCACCCTGATCACCGCGGTCTGCGACGCCAGCCCCGCCTCCCGGGTCCTGCTCAGCGTCCGCGTCGAGAGCACGGCGGCCCGGCACCTCTACGCGACGCTGGGATTCACGGAGCTGACGCCCGCGTTCCCGTTCAACGGCATACCACCGCACTACCTGCTCATGGGCGCCTCCCAGCCCCTGCTGCGCTGACCCGCCCGCGTCGGCGACTCTCACCGGCGCCGCCCCCTTGCAGCCGCGCGGCCCTCATCGCAACCACCCCAGCCTTCGCGTCACCGACCGGCTGTCACCGCCAGCGTGGCGGAGCTGATGCCGCTGACCGGGGCTGCGCCGGCGACCGGCCAACACAGACTCCGGCACGGCTACCGGTTCCGGCCTCAGCTGCGGCTTCGGCTCCAGCCCCGGCTCCGGCCCTGGCTCCGGCCTCGGCTCCGGCTTTGGCCCGGCCCCGGCTGCGGCCCGAGCCCCGGCTCCAGCCCTGGCTCCGGCTCCAGCCCCAGCCCCGGCTCCGGCTTTGGCCCGGGCTTCGGCTCCAGCCCTGGCTCCGGCTCCAGCCCCAGCCCCGGCTCCAGCCCCAGCCCCGGCTCCGGCTTTGGCCCGGCCTTCGGCCCCAGCCCCAGCCCCGGCTCCAGCCCCAGCCCCGGCTCCGGCTTTGGCCCGGGCTTCGGCCCCAGCCCCAGCCCCGGCTCCGGCTTCGCTTTGGCCGCAGCCCTGGCTCGGCCGGAGCCGGGCCGGCTTTCGCCTCAGTCCCGGCTTCGGCCCAGCCCCAGCTTCGACTCCGCTCCCGGCTTCGGCCCAGCCCCAGCTTCGACTCCGGTCCCGGCTGCGGCCCGGCCTCGGCTGCGGCCCGGCCCCGGCTGCGGCCCCAGCCCGGCTCCACTCCCGCGCTAACCGAAACCAAGCCGACCGCGTCAGTCAGCGGCTGTCACCGCGTCGGTGTGGGGGAATGCCGCCCCAACTGGATTGGGCCCGATGGGTCACACCACACCAACACGGCCACGTAAACGCGCGGACAGCGGCAGGCCGCCGCTAAACACGGCAGGCCGCCGCTAAAACACGGCAGGCCGCCATAAAACATGGCTGCGGCACCAGTCGGTACCGGCGCCGAACCGATGCCGGTTGCCGGAGCACCAGCCGGTACCGGCGCCAAGGTGCTGCCGATTGCCGGACCTCAGCCAACCGCCGTAGGCGGTGCGGGTGGCCGATTATCCCGGTCGGGGAGGGTTCTGCCGGGTCACTCGTAACGGCGGGTGGCGGACTGCCGGGCTCGCTGCTGCGGAGTATCGGAGTGGCGACCGGCGTCGGAACGCGGATCGATCCGCACATCGCCGTCGCGCCTGCCGGGGGCCTCGGCCGAACGGCGGCCGTGCCCGGCGCCGGGGACCTGTCGGCCGGCCTCCCCGGCCGGTCGCCGGTCGCCGCCGAACCCGCCGGACCGCGGCGCGGACTGGTCGGGGAAGCGGTGCAGGCCACCGTCGGCGGCGCGGCGCGCGGACGGCGCCCCGCCGCTCGTCGGCGCACGGCCACCGCCGGACGCGGACTGCCCGAGAGGCGGCAGGCGGTAGGACTCGTTCGACCGCCGGCCGCTCGGCACGCCGGGGCGACGACCCGGGTTCCCGGGGCCGTCGACGCCGCCCGGCCGGCCCGGCTCACCGGTCCGGCCCGCGCCTGCCTGCCGCAGCGGCTGCGTTCGCTCGCTCCACTCGGGCGTCCGGCTCGGCTCACCCGTCCCCGCCGCACCGGTGTTCCGAAGCGGTTGGGTCCGCTCACTCCACTCGGCCGTCCGGCTCGGCTCACCGGTGCTGGCGGCATCAGCCCGCGGAAGCGGCTGCGTCCGCTCACTCCGCTCAGGCGCCGGAGTCCGATCCACCTGCCCGGGCCAAGTCGGCTCACCCGTCCCGGCCGAGCCGGTCTGCCGAAGGGGCAGCGTCCGCTCACTCCACGCGGGCGTCCGGCTCTGATCCGCCTGTCCGCCTCCGCCTGCGCACGAATCGTCCCGGTCCGGTCCTTCGGACCGCCAGCTGCCGCCGAGTCGCCAATCGTCCTGGACGGCGTGCTCGGGACGTGTTCCCGGGTCCGCGGGGAAAGCCGTCCCCCAGGGACGCACGCCGTCGCCGCCGTCCGTATCCGGGGCACTGGCCGTGCTCGCGGTGCCGTAGACCGTGCCGTGCCGGGGCGTCGCCGGAAGCTCCGTCGCGGGCTCGGGGTCGACCTTCTGACCGGCGAACCGAGGCCCGGCCGGGCCGCGCCCGCCGACGGGACCGGCCGTCCTCGGAGCCGTGTCGGGCCGGATGTTCTCGCCGTGTGTTCCGTCCAGGCCGCGGCTGCCCGCGGCTGTCCGCACATCCGCGGCACCGCGTGCGTGCGCGGCGCCGTACACCTCGCTGTCCGTGGAAGCCGCGTGCACGCCGCCGTCCTCCCGGTCCACGGTGTCGCGGGACGGCTCCGCCTGCGCGGTCGCGGCGCGGGCGGCCAGGTCGCGGCGGACGGCGGCGCCCGCGGTGCCGCGCGACGGGTGGCGGGCTCCGACGCCCGCTATCACGTCGTTCAGCTTGACCATGACGGCGATGGACGCGGGCAGCACCAGGATGCCCCACCAGGTGACCAACTCCGCCAGCGCGAGCAGGATGCCGAGCCCGAACGCGCCCTCCAGGTACACGAAGCAGAGCAGGCCGCCGGGGGTGAGGTGCCGGAGGCGGAGCATCCGGGCGTAGAGCGGCCGGGCCGTCATCGGCCGCCACCTCCGCGTCGGGCGGTCGCGACGGCGACCACGGCGCGTTCGAGGGCGTAGCCGCGGTCCTCGGCGCCGCCCTTGACGGCCGCGTTGCAGTCGGCGGCGGCGCGCATGGCGTCGACCAGGGCCTCGGGGCTCCAGCCACGGGACTGCTTCTGCGCGCGCTCGATCTTCCAGGCGGGCATGCCGAGGGTGCCGGCCAGCTGGTACGCGCTGCCGCGCCCGGCGGAGGCCACGCGCGCCACCGTGCGCACGCCGTCCGCCAGCGCGTCCGCTATCGGCACCGGGTCGACGCCGACGTGCAGCGCCCAGCGCAGCGCCTCGAGCGCGCCGGGCACGTCGCCGACGATCGCGGCGTCCGCGACCGTGAAGCCGCTGACCTCGGCCCGTCCCCGGTAGTAGCGGGCGACCGTCTCCGCGGTGATCCGGCCGTCCGTGTCGGCCATCAGCTGCGAACAGGCGGCGGCAAGCTCGCGCAGGTCATTGCCGACCGCGTCGAGCAGCCCGGTGGCCGCGTCCTCGGTGCACGAGCCGCCGAGCCGGCGGATCTCGTCGCGGACGAACGCGACGCGCTCCCGCGCGCCCTTCAGCTTGGGCACGGCGACGACCGCGGCACCGGCCGACTTCAGCCCGTCCGCGAGCGCCTTGCCCTTGGCGCCGCCGAGGTGGCCGACGATCAGGTTGACCTCGGGGTCCGGGTCCTTCGCGTACGCCAGCAGCGTGGCGATCAGGTCCTTGCGCGCGTCCTGCCCGGACCGCAGCACGAGCACGCGCCGGCCGCCGAACAGGGACGGGCTCAGCATCTCCGCGACCTCGCCCGGCATCAGCGTGCCGCCCTCGTACTCCCGCACGTCGGCGCCCGGGTCCACCGCCCGCGCGGCCTGGACGGCCTGTGCGACGGCGCGGGCCGACAGCAGCTCCTCGTCACCCAGGACGAGCGTCAACGCAGGAGGATTCGCGGCAGTCACGCGGGACATCGTCGCACGCGGCACCGGGGCACCGCCCTCGGTCACTCTAACGGGGTCCGGGCCGCTCACGGCGTCCCCCGGACGACGACCGCGAGCCCGTCGCGGGTCCGGATCGCGGCGAGATCGCCCTGCTCGTCGGTACGCAACACGCGCGCGCCGTCCCTGCTCAGCCTGGCCAGCAGCGCCAGGTTGGGATGCCCGTAGTCGTTGTCCTCGCCGACCGAGACGAGCACCACGGCCGGGTCGGCCGCCGCCAGGAAGTCCAGGCTCTGATAGGCCGAGCCGTGGTGCGCCAGTTTGAGCACGTCCGCCCGCAGCGCTCCCCCGGCCCGCACCAGCGCGTCCTGCTCCTCGTTCTCCGCGTCGCCCATCAGGAGGATCCGCACGCCGGCCACGGTGGCGCGCAGCACCAGCGAGTTGTTGTTCGGATCGGAGCGGGTGCCGCGCAGCTCCTCCGGCGGCCCGATCACCTCCACGGACAGCTCGCGCGCGGCCCAGCGCCATCCGGCGGTCGCGGCGAGGACCGGCGTGCCGTGCCGGGCCGCCTCCGCGTGCACCAGCTCGTGGCCGGCGGCCGGCTCCGGCCAGGCCGTGGTGACGACCGCGTCGACCCGCCGACCGCGGAACACGCCGGCGACGCCGCCGATGTGGTCCTGGTGGAAGTGGCTGACCGCGAGCAGCGGCACGTGGTGGATGCCGAGGTCGCGCAGGCATCGGTCGACCGGCGCGGGCTCGGGTCCGGCGTCGACGACCACGGCCTGGCCGCCGCCGAGCGGGAGCACGGTCGCGTCGCCCTGCCCGACCGCGCAGCCGGCCACCACCCAGCCGGCCGGTGGCCACCCGGACGCGACCAGCCGCACCGGCAGCGCGCCGACGACCGCGGCGGCGGTGAGCACGGCGACCGCCCGCCGCACCAGCGGG
It encodes:
- the rpsT gene encoding 30S ribosomal protein S20, producing MANIKSQIKRNRQNEKRRLRNKSVKSSLKTAIRKFHTAAEAGDTTTATTLLRDASKQLDVAVSKGVIHKNQAANRKSAIAKRLHSLTAA
- the holA gene encoding DNA polymerase III subunit delta — translated: MSRVTAANPPALTLVLGDEELLSARAVAQAVQAARAVDPGADVREYEGGTLMPGEVAEMLSPSLFGGRRVLVLRSGQDARKDLIATLLAYAKDPDPEVNLIVGHLGGAKGKALADGLKSAGAAVVAVPKLKGARERVAFVRDEIRRLGGSCTEDAATGLLDAVGNDLRELAAACSQLMADTDGRITAETVARYYRGRAEVSGFTVADAAIVGDVPGALEALRWALHVGVDPVPIADALADGVRTVARVASAGRGSAYQLAGTLGMPAWKIERAQKQSRGWSPEALVDAMRAAADCNAAVKGGAEDRGYALERAVVAVATARRGGGGR
- a CDS encoding GNAT family N-acetyltransferase; amino-acid sequence: MIIASLDLASAVVPAAAVMAAAFGLTPAEELQRRDIFAEHASHPGLIARGAFDGPTLTGFCYGFPAGDRSWWERQVHPRLAAAGAASWLSPDTLELTELHVHPAHQGHGLGRTLITAVCDASPASRVLLSVRVESTAARHLYATLGFTELTPAFPFNGIPPHYLLMGASQPLLR
- a CDS encoding phosphotransferase, with amino-acid sequence MGVVSLPEVPYGATALRPSWADLPEGLRAAIAARLESPVVWATTAGGGFTRGFAGVLDTGSGRRYFVKAASLSHERHLADWQYREVAITGALPEAVPAARPLWSLTAAGYYATCLEAVDGSVPRLPWSPAELNAALDAWATAADALASPPAELTAMDLPPLPGLLRHELSWWTEIVAGREPAPPMPEYAAGRREELAALERLAPDHAGGDGVIHGDLRLDNVMIDGSGRAWICDWTWCCRGAPFFDTATLLVTAHASGLDADRLFATHPTGRDVPAEALDATLAALSGYWLTRAESGPSSASPYIRGHQRWSGEMALHWLATRRGWLAPGH